The DNA window tatatacaacaaaaaaaaatgttaattattgctaaattattagaaacaaaattcTATCATTAAAACAATCAATACTATAAAGAAAGCTATGACacctacttataattaattattatctacatcaaaactaaaaaaagtgttaataattgtgaaattattagaaccaattgcaaaattattagaaacaaaatactatccttaaaacaaacaatactatAAAGAAAGCTATGACacctacttataattaattattatctacattaaaactaaaaaagtgttaataattgtgaaattattagaaccaaaatattatctttaaaacaaaatgaaatagtatttaaaaagtatCAATACACGACGATATTATATCGCAGAAACAAATAACGCTGCATACAACTGTTCAGAAGGGAGCCGACCGCGCGTATGAGCGGCGCGGCATGGTACCTCGCTGAGCTACACCCCCCTCTCCGCGTCGCTCGCACGCCACGCCTCTGCTCCTTGCAGCGACATGTTTTGAACATCGTGCGGCGCGGGTGATTTTATGTcggtgttattttaaaattgtaatatcttttaaggtgttcattgaaattaaatgaCGTCAAAGACAatattgttcacaattaaatactcttaatcaataacatatttatttggataaagattaatattattacgttgtTACAACTCttacaaataatgcattaaattcGACCAtatttgattaccataaaaacggtTCTAATAAGGTAACcttaaaagatagacatatactgtcgcggacttttttttagatcattttaagaggaataattctttcatacatatatttttcgtatcttgaaccgttttcgcagcgcacgcaataGAAGCCCTGAAGAATGAATAATTttccccgttttgtccacatttttcGTTATTAATTCGCCCCTTATAGTTgcagcgtgatgttatatagcctatagccttcctcgataaacgcactattcaacacaaaaagaattattcaaatcggaccagtagttccggagattagcgcgttcaaacaaacaaacaaacaatcaaacaatcaaacaaactcttcagctttataatattagtatagattttgttttttacttacgaaacaaataataataggtaattgTTTTACCCATAATTATATGTTACTAGCTAATCCTGCTCGGTttctattggtcgtagcgttatgttttatagtctatataGGCTTCCTGGATGAATGttttatctaacacaaaaatactttttcaaatcaaaccagTAATTCCAAttgattagtgcgttcaaacaaacaaagtaatgAATACTTGAttgctatataaaaaaatagtttagaaTGAAAAGTTCAGAAAACTCTGAGAAAGCTTGCCAAGTTAGAAACTAgttacaaaactaataacaaagTAAGTTTTTGAATATTAAACATTGCAAGGGTATATTATTATGGAACCAGTGTCtgacccgggtatcgaaccaAAGACGTTATGCATAACtgttatataaatttaaaatgtatagtaGAGTCAAATATAATGTTTACGATGACTGAAGTAATAGACCTAATTATTATAACAGTATATACTTTTTCAATAGATAAAAACTACCCAGTGTTGTGTCCTTGGTATtcaagtataattataccacgTTTTATCGTAATCGGACTGGTagacaaatagaaaaaaaaaatgtttttttaattacatttttggctTTAGCGTGAAAGACACTGACTAAACACGAACCTTTAGTAACACAAACttcattcttttttatttaagacttctacagttttattatgtgtatagatatagattaatcAGACCTAGAATTACCTCAATAaacaatgaaacacaaaaaaaccaattaaattaccaacagaataatataaaagtcgTTAACCATCGTAATTTATACGTCTTCTACAAACTACTAACAAATCAGATGGCATCTACGGAAAACATGTAATACTACCGACTCCGCTCCATTTCCTAAGCAAATAAATcatgataaacaaacaaaagccATGATATGAGACTGTAAGTGATTAAAACGAATTACCATCTACTAATAAAGAGAATACATTAGTGCGTTGAACTCAAGCAATCAGAGTGAAAGGTTGAACCCACCAAGTTAAAAGTTGATGAATCATTCTTTGTCTCAAGTCTTAGGTGTTAATAGGGAATTACTATGCTTTGTGAACTCGATGAATTTCTCAGGCCTTTAAGATTATATATTAACTAGCTTTTTCCCGAGGCTTTgttcgcgttaagaagtattattattaatggaatttatcaaaatcctttcttaggggATGCCCAATTCATAGTATCTAAGTCATAATAGTCCCGATcgatttaaaattgacaaagtttcatcccctattttatgcCCTTGAAGGtaatcaaaatcctttcttagtggaTGTCTCGTTCTAACATCTAgttgcatgccaaatttcagcctgATCCGTCTAGTGGTTTGGGtagtgcgttgatagatcactatgtcagtcagtcagtcaccttcaaattatacatttagaTAATTAAATTGACTATAGGACTCAATCATGGAACCGTAGCTACTGTTTCAATAATTACTTTGAAGTTTCAATCAATCATCCTAGTTATGTTATCTCGATCTTATAGACCTAATAAATACATTAGGCGTTGCTTATCAAGTCGCCATCATCTATCCAAATCTAATGGTTGGCTTCCTTTCATTAATCATTTTGAACAACACATTGCAATTTTTATGCAATATAACGCTGATTAGattacttaaccaagtccttGGTACATTAAACTAAACTAATTGTCCATTCGCATGTCGCATTATTAGCAAATACTATCAAATTATTGTCTGATCTCTTCAAGGTTGAGTTGCAAAGCTCTATAAGAAACTGTTGGAAATGTGGATCAGATAACAACTGAACTGTTGTTGACTAGCTGAAGTAACAGTGAAAGATGTAATTAGTATCTACACAATTGCCAATACCTCGTGTTCGATAGTCGATgtgagtaattaaatatttaataacaaaataaaaggaaGCAATCATGTTACATTCTTTATTAAGTATGACGTGACGACAGTTCGCGGTTGAATTACTTAATTCTCTTAATACAATACTTAATACCAAGTTAGTTTCATACAACATACGCAATATTTGAAATGAATGAATACAACGAAGAATAAATAGTAGcagtattaaataaagtaatttaaaaaaatcgtaactAACAAAACCTTTGATCCTATCGCAAAATAAAGATATATGAAAATCATCCTTgaatatataacaataatacatcaaaaggttgtaaaatatattataatattatacccaGCGTGCATGAACTTGACATTCAAAGATGGTGTTACGAAATGGCGCGAGCGCACGCTGCCTTATTACAAAGTAAAAGCGTGCTCAGAAGGCCCACTTATGTTACTTATCTAGTAAAGAATTTtgaaacattacattacattataggtttatttagtgtttaaattttatttttgtcaaaaagagagagagagagatagatagagagagcgagagagataGCTGAATTAAGTTCTATCTaaatccattttatttattttataattacttacatTATCAAAGGTCATAGtgcctattttttattaatttaaaattaaaatcaaattattactGAACCCTTATCATCATGTCAGTAGATTTTCATTCTCAAACGAGTTTAAAACATGAGTGGAACTTCTGTCCATACTTGTATCGCGAGtatcatcaacatcatattAATTACACGGTGATTAATGTAGTGTAGTTAATCTCGGGACGTGATGAATCGCGACACACTTACAGTTTTCGAAACAATAACGTTGTAGGCTTTACgtacatttatagtttattgGATACATAGTATTTATAGTAGGTACAGCTTGGTCAGTACATTGGTGACTTCTGATTATTGAGGCAATCCATTAGATAGGTAGTCAAGTAAGAAAACTGAAAAGAATTAGGTCATATATTCAAACTtgcattttgtatatttttaattttattcataaagaGGTTATTttgcagaatgctgctcatgaatatgagtgtCTAACTTAAATACTACTTAAATTGGTGTGAAGCGAGATGGAAAGGTTTCAGAGaatctaactgactaaaaaccacacagttcctattcctgcttttcgagccgtagctcCGTTAAGTTATGATCATAAAAAGATTTATAATTGTAAGCATATCGATACCAACTGCTGTATCTCGAAGTAGGTACCTTTCAAATGATTTCCTCTCTGaagattaaaaaacataacatttattttataccatgtaattttatgcattaaataacaaacaagcaaTTAAGTCAGTTGCTCAGATCGTAATCAATCATGTTTAGTCAAATAACGATTTAAATATCCACCCACGACATAATACACTAGTTACAGTTACATAATGCCAGGGTATCAaccatttattatgtttaagatGATATCAGAACTTAGCTTTTAAGGTTATATGCGGTTCTAAAGTCACGTGCGATGGGAGATCGTCAGGTCAAAACAATGGTTCAGAGTTTTTGAATGTttcttaaattgttttattatatttactacaaaaaatcacggtttactcatgaacattaatggagaaaagctctagtaGTTTCGGATCAGAAGGTTGCGCGACATCGCTCATAATAAAGAGTCTCTCTATGACTCGAcactagttattataaaaatatgttttgtagcattacctacatacatacatctccGGTGAAAAAACACCCTGATTATGCTCTTCTTGCCTACTTTTAATAAGTGGGCGTGGTGTTTTGTTAAAGACAAAGATGCTGTCAAACCCACCTCTAGCTGTAAAACAACTACGTTGCAGTAATTAATTTCGCACACAATCAGtgttaaaacaaaattgctaTTTCGACCTcaagttatttaaaacataaggTGGCCTTGGTTTTACTCCCTTGAAACTTACAAGCAGACAAAAAAAACTACTCGTATACAAACTTCTTAATATTCATAGTTTGCTGTCAGTAAAAgttattattgaatttgaaattgaCGTTTGATTGGCCTTGGATAGGCCATAAAAGATAGTGGAACCGAGACGCAAGTATATGTGATACTCAATACTTTAATGATTTATAGTTCCTTTTTTATGGCTTAAACGGTAaccgagcaaacggatcacctgatggtaagcaatcgccgccgcccatgaacacccaaaacactagaggcgttacaagtgcattgccggccttttgggggttaagatataagggttgttggggaatcgggaattgagaAGAATAGGAAAGGGGcaattgagcctccagtaacctcattcacacaaggcaagcgttgttacacgccagttttccgtgaggccatggtatcactccggtaagAAGCTTGGCTATTTCACACTTTTTCCCACAGATGACGGACAGCAGAATTTACTACCAACTTATCAATCAGATTCGATTTCCTGTAAATCAAGATTGGTTATATGGGACAAAGTACCTAAATGATGTAACAACATCCTCAAGTTTCACAAATCTGTCAAAGACGTAGTAAATTAGTAGATTTTGAACATTATCATAGACCAAGACGATGAACAACGCAATACCTCGTAATGCGTTGCACCTTAATGGCTTTCCCATGTAACTACAGAACAGTCCACTCCTTCAAGAAGCATCAAACGTAACATTActttacaatgtaacaccaaatAAGTCCATTACTTTAAATGTCCCAAAATTTCCCCTCGACCTGACTCGTGCAACGTTACAACACAGCATGGCCGCATCAGATACACGCATACTATTACATGAGACAGAAATAGcgctgtctgtctgtctgataGTCATCGTACACATTACTGCAGTTACGGTTGATATCAATCACGTTGTGCAAAAATCGCtcttaattttcaaaaatttttgtCGTAATGGTTAACCAATGAGATACAAATCAATAATATTGGTCAAAAGCACGCTAATTGTCACAGAAAGACAATCATAATTTCATACTAAGTAATAATCGATTACGCCATAGGTTTCTGCAAATTAAACAGTTTATAAAAGAAACAACACTAATAAGATAAATCACAACAAACTTCTTTCCATCTCCGtacactcaaaaataaaaacaaacaacttcaAGTAAAGACAAGATAAAACTAATACAGCTTAAACTAGCAACAACTACTTACAAGACGAAACAAATTCATTAAAGTGAATGGCAATAAATACTGCCAATCTGAACAGAGAACCAAAAATTAGACGCGCCATTAATTTTACAGGATCTAACAACATTGCTCCAGAGTCTAGACTAGACGAACTCAACTGATTTACTGCTCATATCTAAACATCTCAGACTAGTGTTTAATCCAGACAAAACAAAAGTTTTCGAATGTATCACTCGAAGACATGGGTACTAGGAACTACTGGGAACTACAGATCCAGAGGAGTTTAAGCTTTGGAATGAATTTTGTTTCACGCATTGAGTAAAAATTtgaaatttagttttaatacacaattaatggcaaatcatcatcatatcagtcacaagacgtccactgctgaacataggcctcctccaatgacttccagataggccggttaaTGGCAAATACCTCACGATAAACTACTAACCTTAATTCCCAATTTAAGATCATCACAGTAATGGGCGATGGTCACTCGATGGTCCCATTCCATATATTTAAAGCCCTTTCATTTAATTCCAGTTGGAAGTAAATCCACTAGCATTTTGTAAGCAATTAAATTACCTTAAATTTTAACACCTTTAAAACGTTATTAATTGGCATTGTATAATTTTGGGAACACCTCCCATGACATTGAGCAAATTAATCACATAACTTCACGTACCTACTTCATTAatggttaattttatttacgcaTTTTAAAACTCCTTTAATTAAGAGAGtggattaataaaaataatgattccaGCTACATCTGTTGTGACTTTATTGCTGACCTCAACACAGTTGTGAAGTTTTAAGAGGTCTCATCAACCGAAAATGGGACACCAAATTTCTTTcatttcaaaacaaacattaatctgttttttaataataattccaCTTTTATTTATCTGGACAACTCGCAGATGGCCTTTTTAATGctccctctgattggttgcttgaAGAAACGGTTTATGATAATCTACTTCTGGACCTTATACATCATGTATAAATGTTCCCATACGACCAAAACCGTCGTCGGTGcactttatttcaataaaaataaattcagatTAAACCATCACAGGTGACAGTTTAAGTGGATACAATTAGCGAAATAGTCCCCGTTTTTGGTATAAGAAAGGCAATAATAAAGTTACCAAAAAGTTTAACTAAATGATAAAAAACTGAATGGTGTTGATGACAAAACCTTGCTTTTGGAATCTGTAAGCCTTAGCCAAAAAACTTGAGAAGAAATACACGATCAAAAAGTTAACGCAAGTATGTCATCCTAGTCCCAATGCTCCATAAGTCACCGACATTGCATCACGTAAAAATGTAAGAGCTACATGCGACACCCAACCATATGAAGTCCATAAGTAGTCCGACATTACATAAGTCCTTCGAGAACGAATGAACTTGGCATCAATCTAAATACAGTGTCAATGTTTGTGTTTATGCATTCATTAATCTCGACAAGTTCGATGGGGGCCAGATGTAGTCAGTGAAAGTGGATACGGCATGTACTTGTACAGTAGTCTCATTGAAATTTGCATTCTTGAAATCATTCAATTAGGATCTCATTTGCTATTGACATAAGGtgtaatattgaaatgataaaataatatgcgATTAGATTAAGACTGGACGATTAGACAGAACAAAATAGTTAAATGATGGTACACCCAATTTTAATTGGCCCTTCAAATACTGATTTGCTTTTAGGAGTTAAACATGTATTCTAACAGAAATATTCATCGCTATTGCAAACGAAAGCTTTACTAAATTCTGTATATACGTACGCGGAATTTGTAGCAGTAAAGTCTTTATTGACCATTAAATATTTCCTGCAACATGTTTTTTTTGCTACGTTACAATTTCATTCACAAAACAAACAGGCATAGTACGTAAGCGCCTACTACGTCTCTCAACTTTGCCTCCTCCACAAAGCTCTATAATTTATACAGCCTCAAGTTCATTGCGCACTCATTGTCGATATTTGGCTGCGTGGTATATAAGCGCCAGTGGGCCAGCAGTTCGTTAGATTATTCGGCAGTCCAGTCGCATAAACAACTACCTCTTTAACCATGAAATCCTTTGTAAGTGTTAAAGATTATCTTGagaaaatttgaaattatttcttctagtattagtttattaattttgcattTTCTTCTCAGGTTGCTTTCGCCGCCATCTTGGCTTGCGCCGCCGCTGCCCCAGGAGTCCTGGTGGCTCACGAGCCCGTGGTTGCTGTCGCCCCAGTGGTCCACTCTGTGCCCGTAGTCGGCTCCAAGACCACCATCACCAAGTCCAGCCAGGTGGTGAACCATGGTTCTCCCGTCGTGCACGCTGTCCACGCTGTGCACACCCCAGTGATCGCTTCATCCCCTGTGGTGCTTAAGACCGTGCACGCCGCCCCCGTGGTGCACGCCGCTCCCGTGGTTCACGCCGCCCCCGTGGTGCACACTGTCCACGCTGCCCCCGTTGTCCACGCTGTCCACGCTGCCCCCGTCGTCCACACCGCCCCCGTGATCGTGAAGACCGCTCCCTCCGCCGTGGCTCACTCCAGCTCCGTCGTCCATCACGGTCATGTCGTCAAGACTGTCCCCCTCATCGCTGTCCACCATTGATTTGATTTCCTTCAGTGAAGGATtagagtttatttaaaaatatattaaacatattttttatagtttatctTTTTCGTTTTATTATGATAAGTTGTATGTTCTATATCCTATAttgatattttggaaaaaaataatttaattgtttagttGATGAATTGACACTGTTATAAATCGGGAATTCATAGTCATTAAaagtctaaatatatttttacttatacaCCACTACAATCATTCACACCTTTTTAACTGCAAGTATTGCACTTCATAGCAGTTATTAATGACACCAATTGCAATAAATTGCCAACCATGAAAATATTAACGCCTcattaatatcaaaatgtaaaattacGATACCTCTTGCATTTTTGCACAACACAAGGAAAAAAATACTcgtaaatacatataagtatcGCGACGGGCATACATCAAGTACTACGTATCAAACTATGCATAACTATTATAAGCTGACCTGTGGATGTGgagaaagatcatataaagtgggaccatgataaactggttttgtatagcttgctGAGCAGCCCTGCGTACAAACGAGAGTGAATTATAGTAATTCGTAGTAAACCAGTTCTCTCCATATTTGAACGGTTTCTTGGCGCGTGCTAATGTTCGGGATGTTACTCGGaattatttatatagttttaattgccatagagtaataaaattacttagaggtcgtttatttttagcactttatgtttatttggttttattggtatttattttttagtagactgcctcgttggtcgagtggtcgcggGTGCAGCTGTGGACTGGACCACAGGTcgtgagttcgattcccgggtagggtaaagtgttactgggcttttttcggttttttgaaaatttctcagtagtagcacggaatctgaaaTTGTTGACGGAATGGCAAACAGGCTCACTAatagggacttataacacaaatggtgtaaagtgggtgttcattgtatagcggcattacgtcccgtaatgtgcacctctgcctactccttttGGGAGTAGGCGCAAGGCgtgacttttgtattttttaaattgtagttaATTGCAGATTCGTTTCTATAATAATGCACTGAAagaaaatttataataacagaAAACTGTCATTCTTCATGTATAGTGTCAGTAAATCTTAAAGTTTAATGACACTAAGAAGTTGAcaaacgatatttttataaagactaCATTAAACTGAAATCAAATAATGACATGCATGAGAAAATTCAcaatttgaatacatttttcaatgTCAACGGTAACGGTACTTGCActcaaataatatcaaaataataaaccgaataaaaaaagtaagagAGAAAATGCATTATCAAAATACTGAAATAatcttaaattagtttttttcttaCTTAGGATCAGTCGTGTACTAATAAATTTCAAGAAAACTTTCATATGCACGTTTtcattactttatattttattttgcagctttatttttttaattgttattatattctatttctTGATACCTCTGTTTATTCCTACTCTGTGTTAGATAGCTATGCGAGTTACGCAGCGGGATGCCCGCGGTTACTGATTCGAACAACTATCCGATGGACGATAGCCGATTACAATGTAGAATGTAAAGCATTTATAGTGTCTAAGTACAGACGTTTCATAAGTATTCATGATACTTTAGGTAGATAGATACTAAAGCAAATTCGAATGTTTCTATtagaaaactataataaatactaagtaggtatttagCAATCGtgttattattaatactaaACTGATAGGTATAATAccaatgaaatgtttttttgaaatattggaaactcacaaaacctaataaacatggtaaatatcccgtttcaagttctaatgatattgtattctattccttgtatgtattgtattctaTTCCTATGATATCTGTATATGTGCAGGTATAtcatataaatagaaaacaaatctCTCCACAAAAGTATCAAATTAAACTTCTCAGAAACATACCAACTACATACATCTTCAAGCACTATAAAAAAGTTGGTACGCACTGCAATACATTCTACAAGACTTAGACATATTAGGCACATTCACGACCAAATACAGATGAATAAAATTGGTTAAAAACAACTTGAACGTGTATAAATATAAGAGGATAGTGCGGATGTCGCAGTTGATAGTCGGAGTGACCGCAATCCGGATATTCAGAGGAAACAAAATGTATCGATTGGTAAGTGTTTTCAAATTGATATTGGATTTGAGGTCTTTGACCTTTGTATACAAGGGTCAAAATGGGATGACAGGTTAAAGTTTTAGGTCTAATTTGAGACTAGAATATTCCGTATGGTCGCAGGAAACTGAAGTGTAACCCAATTTAGTTTACTGGATTCAATTATGAAagtattaaatagattttgtgGCTATCTAAACACATAAATCAAGTtgtagtgtctgtttgtaatattaaaataactgctttttactacatgcatatgatacatatctatatctatacatataataaaatcgtagaaaagtgctgtctgtacattgaaaataaaaaaaaaaatagcaggggttaatgttatgtcgatgtcgaacccaaaaatgtaattaactatttttttgtctgttagtctgtttgtctgtttgtctgttcgtctgtgcgcgctaatctcagaaacggctgatccgagttggatgcggttttcacgaatatattgtgggatgcttaaatttacatttagtgtttgtttcatgtcaatcggttcataaataaaaaagttatgtcaaattaaagaatcacgtcgaacattctatgcttataccattaatctccgcaactatttgacggatttggttgaaatttggtagagatatagtttagaaccttagaaaggacatagatatatttttatttcaaaaatcaaaaaataaaaataagaaataaattatttataaataattctatgtcgatcgttacacgacttcggttcatgttattgttttaatttatcgaaaaaagtaaataaatagtaaaaaggtatgaaaaaaataatatcaatataataaaactttagtacaaagaaaatgctttaacggagtatagataattctatgtggatcgttacacgacttcggttcatgttattgttttaattcatcgaaaaaagtaaataaatagtaaaaaggtatgaaaaaaataatatcaactgCTATGTAACGGGTAGCGGTGTCGATTTTAGCACTGCacaattatttgtgtaattGACGATTAAATTGTATTCCTCGTCAAGTTACTAAAAAAGCATCctttattgtttcattatttttctcCTATATCTATACTTTTTACTTTCCAGATAACGATCCTGTGTCTGCTGGCAGCAGCGCAGTCAGCTCCAAGACCTATAGTGATCTACCCATCATTCGGCTATCCTCTACCGTCAGTGTATCACGCACCTATAGTGGCGCACGCGCCGCTGATCCACCACCGCGTCTCCTTTGCCCATACGCATCCTATATTACATGGTTTTCATTCTCCCGTTATATTTTAGATATTAAGAAGATTGTATTCTATGAAGAGATTTTAAACGTCCAATGATCTTTGTGCCTCGATACTTTTTAAGTAGCTTTTAAGTAAACTTATCTTAATATATTAAGTTGAATGTAAAAAAGTAATgcaatgtatataaaaaagtaaaaaaaaaacaacaattacttatacgtaatgtaatatacataagacaattacatatatttaagaCGATAAGTAAATGTTTTTAAGCGAGAATACGTGACGgacaaataaatatgatttatttaattacacaacataattcctatttttattcggaaatgtttattatgtattttgagtcccaaaaatatacaatgttgAACTTTATGCTAATAGCAATACCTTTGAAAACTCAAAACCTGAACTCCTAAAAAcaactataattttaatgagaGAAAAATAGTTGTTATCCATAAAAGTTTTCCAATATAAAGTAAGTGAAGTGTCAATTAAAAGTCCGtggaacattt is part of the Spodoptera frugiperda isolate SF20-4 chromosome 30, AGI-APGP_CSIRO_Sfru_2.0, whole genome shotgun sequence genome and encodes:
- the LOC118269800 gene encoding pupal cuticle protein C1B-like encodes the protein MKSFVAFAAILACAAAAPGVLVAHEPVVAVAPVVHSVPVVGSKTTITKSSQVVNHGSPVVHAVHAVHTPVIASSPVVLKTVHAAPVVHAAPVVHAAPVVHTVHAAPVVHAVHAAPVVHTAPVIVKTAPSAVAHSSSVVHHGHVVKTVPLIAVHH